A single Argentina anserina chromosome 7, drPotAnse1.1, whole genome shotgun sequence DNA region contains:
- the LOC126803886 gene encoding LOW QUALITY PROTEIN: ribosomal RNA small subunit methyltransferase, chloroplastic (The sequence of the model RefSeq protein was modified relative to this genomic sequence to represent the inferred CDS: inserted 1 base in 1 codon; substituted 1 base at 1 genomic stop codon) has translation MLDSEVSDQLVAAAEVGEGDVVLEIGPXNGSLTNVLINAGATVLAIEKDPYMATLVSEKFAETGRLKVLHEDSVKCHIHSDLSSLLRSIESSGASLRQAXVVANISFNISTDVVRQLLLMGDIFSEVVLLLQEETAFRLVESYLRTSECRPVNVFVNFYSDPVFKFKVPRANFFPQPNVDAAVVKFRLKQPAHYPPVSSTKSFFSMVNSAFNGKRKMLRKTLQHKCAPSEIESALENVGRPATSRPEELTTEDFVNLHNLIVK, from the exons ATGTTGGACTCGGAGGTCAGTGACCAGCTTGTGGCTGCGGCCGAGGTTGGGGAGGGTGATGTGGTGTTGGAAATTGGGC GAAATGGTTCTTTGACTAATGTTCTTATCAACGCCGGTGCCACTGTGCTCGCTATTGAAAAG GATCCATACATGGCTACTCTTGTAAGCGAAAAATTTGCGGAGACTGGTCGGTTGAAG GTTTTGCATGAAGACTCTGTTAAATGTCATATTCATTCAGATTTGTCATCATTGTTGAGAAGTATAGAGTCATCCGGTGCAAGTTTAAGGCAGGCATAA GTAGTCGCTAATATATCCTTTAATATAAGTACAGATGTAGTCAGACAACTTCTTCTGATGGGTGACATTTTCTCTGAAGTAGTTCTTTTACTCCAG GAGGAGACAGCTTTTCGCCTGGTGGAGTCATATCTGCGGACATCTGAGTGCCGGCCTGTCAACGTCTTCGTCAATTTCTATTCAG ATCCGGTATTCAAATTTAAAGTCCCCAGGGCAAACTTCTTTCCTCAGCCTAAT GTTGATGCTGCTGTGGTTAAGTTTAGGCTCAAGCAACCTGCACATTATCCCCCAGTTTCTTCAACTAAAAGCTTCTTCTCTATG GTCAATTCAGCTTTTAATGGGAAACGCAAAATGTTGCGGAAAACACTTCAGCACAAATGCGCACCCTCGGAGATTGAAAGTGCTTTGGAAAATGTTGGTCGACCTGCCACG TCAAGACCAGAAGAGTTGACCACAGAGGATTTTGTGAACCTGCATAATTTGATTGTGAAATAG
- the LOC126803887 gene encoding uncharacterized protein LOC126803887 — protein sequence MDSMDEVEPEPPPPPPTQSLPLISNLILSLEQATLLAKQLPSTTDPTQLLLIHSSLHHAHHHLSTFLSTTHSSAAGNDPMDFGGDEENSKVTIEKVEEQMRGCFIKNKRGRKRQLSPSAAPVAEERRLDGDGLEGSMVGYDPHETKSRALELVHQFHL from the coding sequence ATGGACTCCATGGATGAAGTAGAGCCAGAACCACCTCCACCGCCGCCCACGCAGTCGCTACCATTAATATCAAACCTCATTCTGTCCCTTGAACAAGCAACCCTGTTGGCCAAACAGCTCCCTTCCACCACCGACCCAACTCAACTCCTCCTCATCCATTCCTCCCTCCACCACGCCCACCACCACCTCTCCACCTTCCTCTCCACAACCCACTCCTCCGCCGCCGGAAACGACCCAATGGACTTCGGCGGCGATGAGGAGAATTCCAAGGTCACAATTGAGAAGGTGGAGGAGCAGATGAGGGGCTGCTTCATTAAGAACAAGAGGGGGAGGAAGAGGCAGCTTTCGCCGTCTGCGGCGCCGGTGGCGGAGGAGAGAAGGCTCGATGGTGATGGGCTTGAGGGGAGTATGGTGGGTTATGATCCTCATGAAACTAAGTCGAGGGCATTGGAGCTTGTGCACCAGTTTCATTTGTGA
- the LOC126803888 gene encoding LOW QUALITY PROTEIN: protein-ribulosamine 3-kinase, chloroplastic (The sequence of the model RefSeq protein was modified relative to this genomic sequence to represent the inferred CDS: deleted 1 base in 1 codon) has protein sequence MAMVAHVALISFSSCLPSLPCFPRLSSKKHRPLIMAAMSDDPVRKWILKEGNASEIIRISPIGGGCINRASRYDTDAGSFSVKTNRSIGSSMFEGEALGLGAMYKTGSIRVPKPFKVGPLPTGGSYIIMEFIDFGLSRRNQSDLGRKLAEMHKTGKSEKGFGFEVDNTIGSTPQINTWSSDWIQFYGEHRLGYQLQLAWDRYGDNTIYEKGQKLVKSMGPLFDIVEIEPCLLHGDLWSGNISSDIKREPVILDPACYYGHNEAEFGMSWCAGFGGSFYSSYFEVMPKQPGFEQRKDLYMLYHYLNHYNLFGSGYRSSAMSIIDDYLRMLKA, from the exons ATGGCAATGGTGGCACACGTGGCACTTATATCGTTTTCTTCTTGCTTACCTTCTCTGCCTTGTTTTCCTCGTCTGTCCTCCAAAAAGCACCGACCTTTAATCA TGGCGGCAATGAGTGATGATCCGGTTCGTAAATGGATTCTCAAGGAAGGAAATGCATCAGAGATAATCAGAATTAGTCCCATTGGCGGTGGTTGCATCAATCGTGCTAGTCGTTATGACACTGATGCTGGTTCGTTCTCTGTGAAAACAAACAG GAGCATTGGATCATCTATGTTTGAGGGAGAGGCTCTTGGTTTAGGAGCCATGTATAAAACTGGATCAATTCGTGTTCCTAAGCCATTCAAG GTTGGCCCTCTACCTACTGGTGGTTCTTACATCATTATGGAGTTTATTGACTTTGGTTTATCCAGACGTAATCAG TCTGATCTAGGCAGGAAGCTTGCTGAGATGCATAAGACCGGAAAATCTGAAAaaggttttggttttgaagTAGACAATACCATAGGCAG CACTCCGCAGATAAACACCTGGTCATCAGATTGGATTCAGTTTTATGGAGAGCATAGACTGGGATATCAGTTGCAGCTTGCCTGGGATCGGTATGGTGATAATACTATATATGAAAAAG GACAAAAATTAGTGAAGAGTATGGGACCTCTCTTTGATATTGTAGAGATTGAGCCATGCCTGTTACATGGGGACTTATGGAGTGGAAATATCAGTTCTGACATAAAAAGG GAGCCAGTTATACTTGACCCGGCATGTTACT ATGGACATAATGAGGCGGAGTTTGGAATGTCTTGGTGTGCTGGCTTTGGTGGATCTTTCTACAGTTCATATTTTGAG GTGATGCCCAAGCAACCCGGGTTTGAGCAAAGGAAAGATCTCTACATGTTGTATCATTACTTGAATCACTATAATCTCTTTGGCTCTGGTTATCGTTCCTCTGCCATGTCCATAATAGATGACTATCTTCGGATGCTAAAGGCTTAG
- the LOC126802742 gene encoding RING-H2 finger protein ATL8-like: MTMGSGMNLITTVIGFGMSATFIIFVCTRIICGRLRGVESRPMFEIESRTDLEQPENRSNGLEQVVVAAIPTMKYDQEAFSSVEDAQCSICLAEYQEKEILRIMPKCGHSFHLSCIDIWLRKQSTCPVCRLPLKESIGPKHVRSATFTVARSFDDPVNIPTHEHSQQWLLPASEPNSASDNISNQEPLEPAPGYPSESTQSREPDTRH, translated from the exons ATGACGATGGGGTCGGGTATGAACTTGATTACTACTGTGATTGGTTTTGGTATGAGTGCAACAttcattatatttgtttgcACAAGAATCATTTGTGGGAGGCTGAGAGGTGTTGAATCAAGGCCTATGTTTGAGATTGAATCAAGAACTGATCTTGAGCAG CCAGAGAATAGGTCTAATGGCCTTGAACAAGTTGTGGTTGCTGCAATCCCAACAATGAAGTATGATCAGGAGGCTTTCAGTTCTGTAGAAGATGCACA GTGTTCAATATGTCTGGCTGAGTACCAGGAGAAAGAAATACTGAGAATTATGCCGAAATGCGGCCACAGTTTTCACCTCTCTTGCATTGATATATGGCTGAGGAAACAGTCTACCTGTCCAGTTTGCCGTTTACCCTTGAAAGAATCTATCGGACCAAAACATGTGAGATCAGCAACGTTCACCGTGGCTCGGTCGTTTGATGACCCTGTGAATATTCCAACCCATGAACATTCTCAGCAGTGGCTATTACCAGCGTCTGAACCGAACTCAGCAAGCGACAACATTAGCAACCAAGAGCCGTTAGAACCTGCTCCTGGATACCCCTCGGAATCAACTCAATCAAGAGAACCGGACACAAGGCATTGA